One window of the Chelonoidis abingdonii isolate Lonesome George chromosome 3, CheloAbing_2.0, whole genome shotgun sequence genome contains the following:
- the LOC116823822 gene encoding left-right determination factor 2-like, producing the protein MSVRLGWIVCVLCLATTASGLTQKKLKEALLEKLGLSEVPKLQKRDIVNLVIPDHIRNKYISMLKRHRVKRRALPSLAGILRGIPGNADIAGEVLYSDTTRQNLVFDMEGRIPENSEVTMAELKLFKKPLNRTNIPTTKQSHRPVTNARVSVYWVQIQADGTNRTSLIDSRLVPIMESGWRNFDVTQAVHYWLKAKKPGPMLLEIWIEGERLGSYASEMAKVVRFTSQDPLDKALGKPELVLYTLNLEEYGGPGDCKEESTMKKPICCRQEHYINFRELTWTQYWIIEPAGYQAYLCMGGCVQAKSLLRHFGYGERTCAVVDSSPLPMMYLVKKGNYTEIEVAEFPNMIVEKCGCIMDNIAVV; encoded by the exons ATGAGTGTGAGGCTTGGCTGGATAGTCTGTGTACTCTGCCTAGCCACCACTGCCAGTGGATTAACCCAGAAAAAGCTGAAGGAGGCTTTGCTGGAGAAACTGGGGCTTTCTGAGGTTCCAAAACTTCAGAAGAGAGACATAGTGAATCTAGTTATCCCAGATCACATAAGGAACAAATACATCTCCATGTTGAAGCGCCACAGAGTGAAGAGAAGAGCCTTGCCAAGTTTGGCTGGCATCCTGAGAGGAATCCCTGGCAATGCAG ATATTGCAGGAGAAGTTCTCTATTCTGATACCACACGCCAGAATCTGGTCTTTGACATGGAAGGGAGAATACCTGAAAACAGTGAAGTGACCATGGCTGAactaaaacttttcaaaaagcCCCTGAACAGAACAAACATACCTACAACCAAGCAATCTCACAGGCCAGTCACTAATGCCAGAGTCAGTGTGTACTGGGTGCAGATCCAAGCTGATGGCACCAACAGGACTTCCCTGATTGATTCCAG GTTGGTTCCAATAATGGAATCTGGCTGGAGGAATTTTGACGTGACCCAGGCTGTACATTATTGGCTAAAAGCCAAGAAGCCGGGACCAATGCTCCTGGAGATTTGGATTGAAGGAGAAAGGCTAGGCAGCTATGCCTCGGAAATGGCCAAAGTCGTGAGGTTTACCTCTCAGGATCCTTTGGATAAAGCCCTGGGCAAACCTGAGTTGGTGCTTTATACTCTCAACCTGGAAGAATATGG GGGGCCTGGAGACTGCAAGGAGGAAAGCACAATGAAGAAACCCATCTGCTGCCGGCAGGAACACTACATCAACTTCCGAGAACTGACCTGGACTCAGTACTGGATTATTGAGCCCGCGGGGTACCAGGCCTACCTCTGCAtggggggctgtgtgcaggccaAGAGCCTCTTGCGCCACTTTGGCTATGGAGAAAGAACCTGTGCTGTGGTGGATAGCTCCCCACTTCCCATGATGTACCTTGTCAAGAAGGGAAACTATACGGAAATTGAAGTGGCTGAATTTCCTAACATGATCGTAGAAAAATGTGGCTGCATTATGGACAACATAGCAGTGGTGTAA